From a region of the Roseivirga sp. 4D4 genome:
- a CDS encoding YtxH domain-containing protein: MNNTAKIITGVLAGTAAGLITGILTAPDSGKNTRKKLVNKTQDMAADAKEELNKKLESVKDSYNDILEESAKRTINGVKSTKETLKV; this comes from the coding sequence ATGAATAATACAGCAAAAATAATTACAGGAGTTTTAGCAGGAACAGCAGCAGGTTTAATTACAGGAATTTTGACTGCGCCAGACAGTGGAAAGAATACCAGAAAGAAATTAGTCAATAAGACACAAGATATGGCTGCCGATGCAAAGGAAGAGCTTAATAAGAAATTGGAAAGTGTAAAAGATTCTTACAACGATATTTTGGAAGAGTCAGCGAAACGCACCATTAACGGTGTGAAATCGACTAAAGAAACACTTAAAGTATAA
- a CDS encoding RidA family protein, whose amino-acid sequence MKQTLLTLLLIFGLATTSAFSQERKEYHIPGHEEVENMIGYTHAIKVGNTLYISGTVDGQSADMAAQMKKIYEYVNETLIHYGITPAAIVKENIYTTDIDEFKKHIPVRKAFYRGGIFPTSTWVQVERLFIPQLKVEMEFVAVFKEGQ is encoded by the coding sequence ATGAAACAAACGCTACTAACACTTCTCTTAATTTTTGGTCTAGCAACGACCTCGGCCTTTTCGCAAGAAAGAAAAGAATACCATATACCGGGTCATGAGGAAGTCGAGAATATGATCGGTTATACCCATGCGATCAAAGTAGGTAACACCCTTTACATATCTGGTACTGTAGATGGTCAAAGCGCTGACATGGCAGCACAGATGAAGAAGATTTACGAATACGTGAACGAAACTCTAATACACTATGGGATTACACCAGCTGCAATTGTAAAGGAGAACATCTATACAACAGACATTGACGAATTCAAAAAGCACATACCTGTAAGAAAAGCATTTTACAGAGGTGGTATCTTCCCCACTTCCACATGGGTGCAGGTAGAAAGGTTATTCATACCCCAACTCAAAGTTGAGATGGAGTTTGTCGCAGTTTTCAAAGAAGGTCAATGA